A DNA window from Chlamydia buteonis contains the following coding sequences:
- the tmk gene encoding dTMP kinase, with the protein MFIVIEGCEGSGKSSLTKLLKDKLMAEGKAVVATREPGGSSLGERVRNWILEPSTIEFSPYTELFLFLAARAQHITEKILPALELGKIVVCDRFHDSTIVYQGIVGGLGKEYVTNLCHCVIGQKKILPNLTCLLDIPADEGLKRKQQQKSFDKFENKSLAYHTKIREGFLSLAESRPDSYLVLDARQPIEESLNKVMTAYTELALCK; encoded by the coding sequence ATGTTTATAGTGATTGAAGGATGTGAAGGGTCAGGAAAAAGCTCTTTAACAAAACTTCTAAAAGATAAGCTTATGGCTGAGGGGAAAGCCGTTGTAGCGACTAGAGAACCTGGAGGATCCTCCTTAGGGGAACGAGTACGCAATTGGATTTTAGAACCCTCTACAATAGAGTTTTCTCCTTATACGGAGCTTTTTTTATTTCTTGCAGCACGTGCGCAACACATAACTGAAAAAATACTACCAGCTTTAGAATTAGGGAAAATTGTGGTATGTGACAGGTTCCATGATTCTACAATTGTCTATCAAGGAATAGTTGGAGGGCTAGGTAAGGAATATGTGACAAATCTCTGTCATTGTGTTATAGGACAAAAAAAAATTCTTCCAAATCTTACCTGCCTTTTAGATATTCCTGCTGATGAAGGACTAAAAAGAAAACAACAACAAAAATCTTTTGACAAGTTTGAAAATAAGTCTTTAGCTTATCACACGAAAATTCGCGAAGGTTTTTTATCTCTTGCCGAGTCACGTCCTGACAGCTATCTTGTTTTAGATGCTAGACAACCTATAGAGGAATCGCTTAACAAAGTTATGACCGCTTATACAGAATTAGCCTTATGCAAATAG
- a CDS encoding membrane dipeptidase, translated as MIIDMHCDLLSHETFSYEDPCVRCSPSQLLSGGVSKQVCAIFTEHSMSSPNADTQNQLFFHLPDSDNRIRLITFDSDNVNHDAGENTLSIIRSIENASGLGSDSQHLSKLFIKLLDLFSMGPIAYLGIVWNGRNRFGGGVFDPYKLTSDGKRLLEIMNQLAIPIDLSHCCDKLSDDILDYTLDKLPNMQVLASHSNFRSVKNIPRNLTDAHAKEIASRGGVIGLNIVNYFVGSSLQGLKEHIHHAEKLGIVDKLVLGTDFFYSNEKEKFFPDCSTAKDHPNIHSILSDNLNMESTEKVLWKSAQQFLNQTISLQKERRNVCLDI; from the coding sequence ATGATCATAGATATGCACTGCGACCTTCTTTCTCATGAAACTTTTTCCTATGAAGATCCTTGCGTGCGCTGCTCTCCAAGTCAATTACTCTCTGGGGGAGTGAGCAAGCAAGTTTGTGCTATATTCACTGAGCATAGCATGAGCTCTCCAAACGCTGATACACAAAATCAACTATTTTTTCACCTTCCTGATTCGGATAACCGTATCCGTTTAATTACTTTTGATTCTGATAACGTAAATCATGACGCTGGGGAAAATACTCTCTCTATTATTCGTAGTATAGAAAATGCTTCGGGATTGGGTTCTGATTCCCAACATCTCAGTAAGCTATTCATAAAACTTCTAGATCTATTTTCTATGGGGCCTATTGCTTATTTGGGGATTGTCTGGAATGGAAGAAATCGTTTTGGCGGAGGAGTTTTTGACCCCTATAAACTTACTTCTGATGGGAAACGTTTATTAGAAATTATGAATCAATTGGCTATTCCTATAGACCTTAGCCATTGTTGTGATAAACTCTCCGATGATATTTTAGACTATACTTTAGACAAACTGCCTAACATGCAGGTTCTTGCTAGCCACTCTAACTTTCGATCAGTAAAAAATATCCCCAGAAACCTTACTGATGCCCATGCAAAAGAAATCGCATCTAGAGGAGGGGTTATTGGTTTAAATATAGTAAATTACTTTGTTGGGTCTTCTTTACAAGGATTAAAAGAACATATCCATCATGCTGAAAAATTGGGAATTGTAGATAAACTTGTCCTAGGAACAGATTTTTTCTATTCTAATGAAAAAGAAAAGTTTTTCCCAGATTGTTCTACAGCTAAAGATCATCCCAATATCCATAGCATTTTATCCGATAATTTAAACATGGAATCCACAGAAAAAGTACTCTGGAAATCTGCTCAACAATTCTTAAATCAGACTATTAGTCTTCAAAAAGAACGAAGGAATGTTTGTTTAGATATATAA
- a CDS encoding L-threonylcarbamoyladenylate synthase — protein MSVTDPDFFLQQAADYLDQGKVIAFPTDTVYGLGVALNYPNAEEKIYDLKHRDRGKSLVMYVNTIEDIEKFSGCTLSTHALKLSQKFLPGPLTLLVDHKNPRFHQEKLGFRILSIPIVNKLIDLAGPLLGTSANISNFPPAITSNEVIEDFFQEDICVIPGFCSYGLESTVVSADPLKVYREGIVPHQVIEDAVGEKIDACLHTHHIFSQHMQIYTVKDEDALKIFLERNSRFQGVICNNPKPCDFYPTLRQAFRSVEPVAVFIYDQETSAYPELIPYLIPYSYTYTS, from the coding sequence ATGTCTGTTACGGATCCAGATTTTTTTTTACAACAAGCTGCAGATTATTTAGATCAAGGAAAGGTTATAGCCTTCCCCACAGATACAGTTTATGGTTTAGGAGTAGCATTAAATTACCCAAATGCCGAAGAGAAAATCTATGATTTAAAACACAGAGATAGGGGAAAATCGTTGGTCATGTATGTTAATACTATCGAGGATATTGAAAAATTCTCGGGATGTACATTATCAACACATGCACTTAAGTTATCACAGAAGTTCCTACCGGGGCCTTTGACTTTGCTCGTTGACCATAAAAACCCTAGATTTCACCAAGAGAAACTAGGATTTAGGATTCTTTCTATTCCTATAGTGAACAAGCTCATCGATCTCGCAGGCCCTCTACTTGGAACTTCTGCAAACATTTCCAATTTCCCTCCAGCAATAACCTCTAATGAAGTGATTGAAGACTTCTTTCAAGAAGATATTTGTGTTATTCCAGGCTTCTGTTCCTACGGACTAGAGTCCACTGTAGTCTCTGCAGATCCTTTAAAGGTCTATCGAGAGGGAATAGTTCCTCATCAAGTTATTGAAGACGCTGTAGGGGAAAAGATAGATGCTTGCTTACACACGCACCACATATTTTCTCAACATATGCAAATTTATACAGTAAAAGATGAAGATGCTCTAAAAATTTTTCTTGAGAGAAACTCTCGATTTCAGGGTGTAATCTGCAACAACCCTAAACCATGTGATTTTTACCCTACCTTAAGACAAGCATTCAGATCCGTCGAGCCTGTTGCGGTATTTATCTACGATCAGGAAACATCAGCATATCCGGAGCTAATACCTTATCTAATTCCGTATAGTTATACATACACTTCGTGA
- a CDS encoding DNA polymerase III subunit delta' (catalyzes the DNA-template-directed extension of the 3'-end of a DNA strand; the delta' subunit seems to interact with the gamma subunit to transfer the beta subunit on the DNA): MQIEGKITNEPWEALLDNISQDKVSHAILLHGSSLSILSQYAYNLASHILLKDTPEAQYKISQKIHPDIQEFLPSGKGRLHSIEIPRDIKKQIAILPYEGYYKIYIIHEVDRMTLPAISVFLKVLEEAPSHSVIILTSAKLQRIPATIHSRSLSIHIQGQEKTNPNEEEIAYLLKYASGQMSITEVGKIVKGSADTDKQVLRDKAKYLLEVLLTLFRDRFMLSLNISASAMTYPQYAKGILNLPILPLEKVLVIIEKAYQALDNSSSATSCMEWVALQLASLNHRSSILIERTCP, translated from the coding sequence ATGCAAATAGAAGGAAAGATAACTAATGAACCTTGGGAAGCTTTACTTGATAACATTAGTCAAGATAAGGTATCCCATGCTATTTTATTGCACGGAAGTTCGTTATCTATTCTTTCTCAATATGCTTATAACTTAGCCTCTCATATTCTGCTAAAAGATACTCCTGAAGCACAGTATAAGATTTCCCAAAAAATACATCCTGATATTCAAGAGTTTCTGCCTTCTGGAAAGGGAAGATTGCATTCTATAGAGATTCCTAGGGACATCAAAAAACAGATCGCAATACTTCCATATGAAGGCTACTATAAGATTTATATTATTCATGAAGTAGATCGTATGACTTTACCTGCGATCTCTGTATTTTTAAAAGTCCTCGAAGAGGCTCCATCTCACAGTGTAATCATACTGACATCTGCAAAACTTCAACGTATACCAGCAACGATTCATTCACGAAGTTTATCTATACATATTCAAGGACAAGAAAAGACAAACCCTAATGAAGAAGAAATCGCATATCTACTCAAGTATGCCTCAGGACAAATGAGTATTACAGAAGTAGGCAAAATAGTTAAAGGTAGTGCAGATACAGATAAACAAGTGCTCAGAGATAAAGCTAAATACCTTTTAGAAGTTCTTTTAACATTATTTAGAGATAGATTTATGCTTTCTTTAAATATAAGTGCAAGTGCTATGACTTATCCTCAATACGCTAAAGGTATTCTTAATCTGCCTATACTTCCTCTTGAAAAGGTGCTTGTGATTATAGAAAAAGCCTATCAAGCTTTAGATAACTCTTCATCAGCGACAAGCTGCATGGAATGGGTAGCCTTACAACTTGCATCACTGAATCATCGTTCTTCGATATTAATTGAACGTACTTGTCCATAA
- a CDS encoding alpha/beta hydrolase gives MEYSFFRRKFAGLDSIVCPGDPDDPIIIFCHGYGADADNLAFFPSACPFKGIRPTWVFPHGVEQLSYEFEGGRAWFPLDVPLFQSLISNPDITPETEEQYQKLFNIDFERPKAALENLIEELDRPRYDIILGGFSQGAMITTHLILSSKIPYRGALICSGALLLDKGWENNINLCAKVPFIQSHGYQDTILPYYHGERLNKLLSSHLHGEFISFNGGHEIPALVLQKMQETVPLWTSTFN, from the coding sequence ATGGAGTATTCATTTTTTCGTCGTAAGTTTGCTGGATTAGATTCCATAGTATGTCCTGGCGATCCTGATGATCCTATTATTATCTTTTGTCATGGCTATGGAGCAGATGCCGACAATTTAGCATTTTTCCCTTCAGCATGTCCTTTTAAAGGAATACGTCCTACATGGGTATTTCCTCATGGTGTTGAACAACTTTCTTATGAATTTGAGGGTGGAAGAGCTTGGTTTCCTTTAGACGTTCCTTTATTTCAGAGCTTGATTTCTAATCCGGATATTACCCCAGAAACAGAAGAACAATACCAAAAATTATTCAATATAGATTTTGAGAGACCAAAAGCAGCTTTAGAAAACCTTATTGAAGAGTTGGATCGTCCGCGATATGACATTATTCTAGGAGGCTTTAGCCAAGGTGCCATGATCACTACTCATCTTATTTTATCTTCAAAAATCCCTTATCGAGGAGCTTTAATTTGTTCTGGCGCATTACTATTAGATAAAGGCTGGGAAAATAATATCAATTTATGTGCTAAGGTTCCTTTTATTCAAAGTCACGGATATCAAGATACTATTTTGCCCTATTACCATGGGGAACGGCTAAACAAGCTCTTATCTTCACATTTACATGGAGAGTTTATTTCTTTTAATGGCGGGCATGAAATTCCTGCTCTTGTTTTACAAAAAATGCAGGAAACTGTTCCCTTATGGACAAGTACGTTCAATTAA
- a CDS encoding IncA family protein, producing MIPSILRSSSHEEALERVSVLNRICQHSHVSRKTVSLTLIAVGIILVISGILLLTLTITSLPPAFSIALGATVLALGTSLASFGVALRILKKPQDNEGEVVLATELMSMKQVVKQKTEEVNRLQGEVSASQTQLAEISEALTTTRELGSNLQSRLDESSQLLIQSRQNLGAVEARLQAAEETLGQTEERLERSQGALEAERAKVGHLEDTVKDLESQLHETSANFDRCIVSHQDVIERFTKDHEYEVSRLTRMLNAKTEELNSALETISQIQRQLSEPNASALSPSSLSPLRKSSSTFSLSKHAGSPTELSSRFAAMFTSFGRLKKSSPGAVIPTSRSSSSSDDQSESQRNQDSDNDTEMAEEASEES from the coding sequence ATGATACCTTCTATATTAAGGTCCTCCTCTCATGAAGAGGCATTGGAAAGGGTTTCTGTATTAAATCGGATATGTCAACACTCTCATGTTAGTCGCAAGACTGTTAGTTTAACCCTTATTGCTGTGGGTATTATTTTAGTTATATCCGGTATTTTACTCTTAACCTTAACGATTACAAGTTTGCCTCCGGCATTTTCTATTGCTTTAGGAGCAACTGTTCTTGCGCTTGGGACGAGTTTGGCTTCCTTTGGAGTGGCTCTCCGTATTCTTAAAAAGCCACAGGATAATGAGGGTGAAGTCGTTTTGGCTACTGAACTTATGAGTATGAAACAAGTAGTCAAACAGAAAACAGAAGAGGTTAACCGATTGCAAGGAGAAGTGAGTGCATCTCAAACACAACTTGCAGAAATTTCTGAAGCACTGACAACTACAAGAGAATTGGGAAGTAACCTTCAAAGTCGTTTAGACGAATCTTCACAGTTACTAATTCAATCTCGTCAAAACTTAGGTGCGGTTGAAGCGCGTCTACAAGCAGCAGAAGAAACTCTTGGTCAAACAGAAGAACGACTTGAAAGATCTCAAGGTGCGTTAGAAGCTGAACGAGCTAAGGTGGGGCACCTAGAGGATACAGTTAAAGATTTAGAGTCTCAACTTCACGAAACATCCGCAAATTTTGATCGATGTATTGTCAGTCACCAAGATGTAATAGAACGGTTTACCAAAGACCATGAGTATGAGGTCTCTAGATTAACACGAATGTTAAATGCAAAAACGGAAGAATTAAACTCAGCTCTAGAAACAATTAGTCAAATACAACGACAGTTATCAGAACCTAACGCTTCGGCTCTATCCCCTTCCTCTCTTAGCCCTTTAAGAAAAAGTAGTTCTACGTTTTCATTAAGTAAGCATGCTGGTAGCCCAACAGAACTTAGCAGTCGCTTTGCTGCCATGTTCACTAGTTTTGGCAGATTGAAAAAGTCCTCCCCTGGAGCCGTTATCCCAACTTCTAGGAGTTCGTCTTCGAGTGATGATCAATCGGAGAGTCAAAGGAATCAAGATAGCGACAACGACACCGAAATGGCTGAAGAGGCTAGCGAAGAATCATAA
- the gyrA gene encoding DNA topoisomerase (ATP-hydrolyzing) subunit A — translation MLNKEEIIVPKNLEEEMKESYLRYSMSVIISRALPDVRDGLKPSQRRILYAMKQLNLTPGAKHRKCAKICGDTSGDYHPHGESVIYPTLVRMAQNWAMRYPLVDGQGNFGSIDGDPAAAMRYTEARLTHSAIFLMEDLDKDTVDMVSNYDETKHEPVVFPSKFPNLLCNGSSGIAVGMATNIPPHNLGELIEATLLVLSKPDASIEEILEVMPGPDFPTGGLICGSEGIRSTYYTGRGKIKVRARLHVEENTDKHRENIILTEMPYNVNKSRLIEQIADLVNDKTLSGISDVRDESDKDGIRVVLELKKGESSEVVINRLYKFTDIQVTFGANMLALDKNLPRTMNIHRMISAWVRHRTEVIRRRTRYELNKAEARAHILEGFLKALSCLDDVVHTIRNSDSKEHAKHQLIEKFGFTEHQSIAILELRLYQLTGLEAEKIQKEYDELVNKIAYYKRVLADEGLVKDIIRNELQELQKLHKTPRRTTIEFDADDIRDIEDIITNEPVIITISGDDYVKRMPIKVFREQKRGGHGVSGFDMKKGSDFLKAVYSASTKDYLLIFTNFGQCYWLKVWQLPEGERRAKGKPIINFLEGIRPGEQLAAVLNIKNFENAGFLFLATKHGVVKKVALDAFSNPRKKGIRALEIDDGDELIAAAHITSEEEKVMLFTRLGMAVRFPHHKVRPMGRTARGVRGVSLKNEKDRVVACQIVRDDQSVLVVCDNGFGKRSQVEDFRETNRGGVGVRSILINERNGDVLGAISVTDHDSILLMSAQGQAIRINMQDVRVMGRSTQGVRLVHVKEGDTLVAMEKLSLNADETLTNIEEESASPQV, via the coding sequence ATGTTGAACAAAGAAGAAATCATTGTCCCTAAAAATCTAGAAGAAGAAATGAAGGAAAGTTACCTTCGTTACTCTATGTCGGTAATTATTTCTCGGGCGCTTCCTGATGTCAGGGATGGTTTGAAACCTTCGCAAAGACGTATTCTTTATGCGATGAAGCAGTTAAACCTCACTCCTGGTGCGAAGCATCGTAAATGCGCTAAAATTTGCGGTGATACTTCCGGAGATTACCATCCTCATGGAGAGAGTGTTATTTATCCTACGTTAGTGCGTATGGCTCAAAATTGGGCGATGCGTTATCCACTAGTCGATGGTCAAGGAAACTTCGGCTCTATTGATGGGGACCCTGCGGCTGCTATGCGTTATACGGAAGCCCGTTTAACCCATAGCGCGATCTTCCTAATGGAAGATTTAGATAAGGATACTGTAGATATGGTATCCAACTATGACGAAACTAAGCACGAACCTGTTGTTTTTCCTTCGAAGTTTCCTAATCTTCTTTGTAATGGTTCCTCTGGTATTGCTGTAGGTATGGCAACAAATATACCTCCTCATAACCTCGGAGAGTTAATAGAAGCCACGCTATTGGTGTTGAGTAAGCCTGACGCTTCTATAGAAGAAATCTTAGAAGTAATGCCGGGACCAGATTTCCCCACAGGGGGATTGATTTGTGGTAGTGAGGGTATCCGCTCTACCTACTATACAGGAAGAGGAAAGATAAAAGTTCGTGCACGTCTTCATGTAGAAGAGAACACGGATAAGCATCGCGAGAATATCATTCTTACAGAGATGCCCTACAATGTAAACAAATCGAGATTAATCGAACAAATTGCTGATCTTGTTAACGATAAGACTTTATCAGGTATTTCCGATGTTCGAGATGAATCAGATAAAGATGGTATCCGTGTTGTTCTCGAGCTTAAGAAGGGAGAGTCATCTGAAGTTGTTATCAACCGTCTCTATAAATTTACTGATATTCAAGTAACTTTCGGAGCAAATATGCTCGCCTTGGATAAAAATCTTCCAAGGACAATGAATATTCATAGAATGATTTCTGCATGGGTGCGCCACCGTACAGAGGTAATCCGCAGGAGAACTCGTTATGAGTTAAATAAAGCTGAAGCACGTGCCCATATCCTTGAAGGTTTCTTAAAAGCTCTTTCTTGTTTAGACGATGTTGTACACACAATCCGTAATAGTGATAGTAAAGAACACGCTAAGCATCAATTGATTGAAAAGTTCGGATTTACTGAACATCAGTCCATTGCTATTCTTGAGTTGCGTTTATACCAACTTACCGGATTGGAAGCTGAGAAAATTCAAAAAGAATATGATGAGTTAGTAAATAAAATTGCTTACTACAAACGTGTTCTTGCTGATGAAGGTTTAGTAAAAGATATCATTAGAAATGAACTTCAAGAGCTTCAAAAGCTTCATAAAACTCCTCGTAGAACTACGATAGAATTTGATGCCGATGACATTCGTGATATCGAAGATATTATCACCAACGAACCTGTGATTATTACAATATCAGGAGATGACTACGTAAAAAGAATGCCTATAAAAGTCTTTAGAGAACAGAAACGCGGTGGTCATGGTGTTTCCGGATTTGACATGAAGAAAGGTTCGGACTTTTTAAAGGCAGTATATTCAGCATCAACAAAAGACTACCTACTTATTTTCACCAATTTTGGACAATGTTATTGGTTGAAAGTATGGCAATTGCCAGAAGGGGAAAGACGAGCTAAGGGTAAACCGATCATCAACTTTCTTGAAGGTATTCGTCCTGGAGAACAATTAGCAGCTGTTCTTAATATTAAGAATTTTGAAAATGCTGGATTCTTATTCTTAGCAACCAAACACGGTGTAGTCAAAAAAGTAGCTCTTGATGCTTTCAGCAATCCTAGAAAGAAAGGTATTCGCGCTCTAGAAATAGATGATGGTGATGAGCTTATTGCTGCTGCGCATATTACTAGCGAAGAAGAAAAGGTCATGCTATTCACGAGATTGGGGATGGCTGTACGCTTTCCTCATCATAAGGTGCGACCTATGGGAAGAACAGCACGTGGAGTACGTGGAGTTTCATTGAAAAATGAAAAAGATCGTGTAGTTGCTTGTCAAATTGTTAGAGATGATCAATCTGTTCTTGTTGTCTGCGATAATGGCTTTGGTAAACGCTCTCAAGTAGAAGATTTCCGAGAAACTAATCGAGGGGGGGTAGGAGTACGTTCTATTCTTATCAATGAGAGAAATGGAGATGTTCTTGGAGCAATTTCTGTGACAGATCACGATAGTATCTTACTCATGTCAGCACAAGGACAGGCTATTCGTATTAACATGCAGGATGTACGTGTGATGGGAAGGTCTACTCAAGGTGTACGCTTAGTTCATGTTAAAGAGGGTGATACCCTTGTTGCAATGGAAAAACTCTCATTAAATGCAGATGAGACTCTGACAAATATTGAAGAAGAGAGTGCCTCACCACAAGTATAA